Part of the Rhodospirillaceae bacterium genome, TCAGCCCGATGCGCGACCGTTCGATCCTGTAAAGAATGAACAACGATATGGAAACTATTATCAATGCTAGAAAATAATAATTGACCGGCTCGTAGAAATCGATCGACAGGAAACCGGTGTCTATATCGGGAAAGGCGTCGATGCGCTTAAGGCCCTTGGGGCCGCCGAAGGGGTCGGTAAAGCGTTTCCAGATCAGGCGGATGATCTCGCCGGCGGCGAAAGAGCCAATCAGGAAATAGAAGCCCTTCATCCGGAACAGCGGGAAGCTCAGGATTGCGGCGGTCCCCGCCGCCATGCAGCCGCCGATCAGCATGGAGAACGGCACCGGCACGCCGAGCCGCTTGGCGAGCAGCGCGCTGGCATAGGCCCCGACGCCCATGATCACGACATGGCCGAGCGACCATTCGCCGGTCAACGTCAGCAGCCGGTAGCTGGAGACCAGCAGCACGTTGATGACGAGGAGGACGGCGATTTCCTGCTGCGAATAGCTCAGCAGATAGGGCAGGACCGCCAACGCCGCGAACAGCAGCGCAAACCGCAGGCGCCAGACGATCCGCCCGGCCGGGCTGCCCGCACGGGATCCCGACAGGGCGACCGCCGGTTCAGGCACGTTCCCTGGCTCCGAACAGGCCGGTCGGCCGCACCACCAGCACGGCGAACATCAGCGCAAGTCCGACGATGTTGGCGATCACGCCGTCGAAGAAGGTGGTGACGAAGGTGTGGACGAAGGCGTAAAGCACGGCCGCGATCACCGCGCCCTCAAGGCTGCCGATTCCGCCGACGATGATGATGATAAAGGCGGTAACGATGATCGAGTGGCCGATATAGGGCGTCGGGCTGACGAGGGGCGCGGTCAGGGCCCCGGCAACGCCGGCAAGCCCGGCGCCGATGAACATGGCGATACGCGCGGTCTGGTTCATCGAAATGCCCTGGAGGGACGCGGCTTCGGCATCCTGGGCGCAGGCGCGCAATGCCCAGCCGAACTTCGAGCGCTTGAGGAAGGCCCACAGCGCAGCCAGCAGCAGGATGGCGGCGACGATCACGAACAGGCGCTGATAGGTCAGGATCGCGCCGAAAATCTCGATCTTGCCCTGGGTCGGCGGCGGGACATGGCCCATACGCCGGCCGAAGCCGAACACGACCAGGGTTTGCAGGATGAGAAGAAATCCGATCGACGCGATGAGGCCGCCCAGCGGATTCTTCCGCAGCGGGCGAAACAACCCGCGCTCCATCAGGAGGCCGACGGCCCCGACGAAGATCAGGCCCGCAGCGACCCCCACCAGGAAGGGAAACTTCTCCTGAGCGTAGAGGAACACGACGCAATAGGCGCCGGCCATATAAAGTTCGCCATGAGCGAAGTTGATCACGCCCATGACGCCGAAAATCATCACCAGCCCGACCGCGATCAGCGCCATATAGCTGGCGGCATACATGGCGTTGATGGCGGTCTGCCACAGCAGGTCCATCACCGGGCCTCGACGGCTGGGGCGAAAAAACGATGCCGGGGCCGGGAAAGGCCCGGCCCCGGCGGATTATACACGCACGGCAGAGGCGCCATGCGGATTGCGGCGATTTATCAGCGCTGATTCCACATCTGGCCCAGGGCCGTCATGTGCTTGATCATCAGCTTGCTGTGCTTCGCCCACCAGGCGGGAATCGACTTGAAGGCCTTGATCTTGGCCTTGCCGCCTTCGATCACCACGACGGGCCAGTTGCCGACCAGCGCGTTGTCGATGCCGAACAGCTCCTTGCCCCACCATTTGGCGTCGCCGAAGGCGTGTTTGCCGGTGCCGCCGGCCTTCATCGCCTTCAGGACGGGCCCCGGTTCGGCACTGCCCGCCTTGCCGGCGGCGTCGGCCCACAGGTCCATGATCGAAGCGTATTCCCAGGACACCGCGCTCCATTCCTTGGCGCCGTAGCGCTTGGAGTATTCGGCATAGAACTCGTTGGGATTGACGAAGTTCACTTCCTTGGCGTTGAGCGCCGGGTCGTCGAAATCCGGGAACTGGAAGACGAAGCCTTCCATGAAGTCCTTCGACGTCTTCTCGACGATCACCTGGTAGAAGTCGGCGGTGCAGGAAATGATCTGCCCCTTGTAGCCCTGCTGGAACGCCTGCTCGCACAGCGGGTGGACATAGTCGGCATAGCAGGTGTCCAGGCACAGGATGTCCGGCTTCTTGGCCAGCAGCTTGGTCATGACCGGCGCGAAGTCCGTCGTCGCCGGATCGAAGAACAGCGGCGCGTCGACCATCTTGATGCCGGCCGCCTCGAAGGCCGCCAGGTAGGTCGCCACCGAAGGCTTGCCCAGCGCATCGTCCTGGGCGCAGATCGCGGCCGTCTTCAGGTTCTTCTTGTTCTCCGCCAGCCATTCGACGCCGGTGACGTTGTAGATCGGATGCACCTCGCACGGCGCCACGAGCGTCTTCGTGTCCGGCGACAGATCGCTCGGCAGCAGCGTCGAGAACAGCATGCCTTCCCGCTCCGCGATCTTCTCCACGCCCGGCCAGGTGTCGCCGCCCAGCATCATGATGAACTTGACGCCGTCTTCCTTGATCAGCTTGGTCGCGCCGGTTTTCGCCTTGCCGGCATCGTATTCGTTGTCGTAGCCGACGAACTCGATCCTGTACGACTTGTCGCCGATTTTCACGCCGCCCTTGGCGTTGACCCAGTCAGCCCAGATCAGGCAGCCGTCGTAGCCGGGTTTGCCCCAGGCCGCGACCGGGCCGGTGAACGGCGCGAGGAAGCCGATCTTGATGGTGTGGCCGGCGGCAAAGGAAACCCGCGACAGGCCCGTGCCCGTCGCGGCCAGCGCAGCCCCCGACGCCGCCGTCGTCCCGAGGAATTTCCGCCTGCTCAATTTGCGGTCGAGTGTCTTTCGCATTGGACCTGCCTCCCATTATTCGCGGCGGCCGCCTCGGCATCCTAAACCGGGAGGCGCCGCCCATCGGCCGGTCGGAAGCCGGAAGGACACCGAACGGCCCGCAAGACCGCAACTGCAGAACAATCCTTGGGCGATTGAACCAATTCAGACCAATTAGTCCGGCTTGCTGTCCAAGCTTAATGCTGTTGCAGTCGATGCTACACAGCATGACAATTTAGGGGATGGATGCAAGAGAAATATGCATTATTGTGACTATCCTATCGGGCAGGCGATGCCGGGCCGGATTCCGGCGCCGGTAGAATCCGAGATTCAATTGGTGTATATTGGTGCAGATTGGTATGTGCAGAGGTTGCAGAATCTGAAACGATGCCGGTGTTTCGGGCGGAGTGCAGCGACCGGCAGGGAGTGTGAGTGAGACCATGAGCAAACGCATTGCGGTAATCGGTGCAGGTCCATGCGGCCTTGCACAGTTGAGGGCGTTTCAGACGGCGAAAGCCGGTGGAGCGGAAATTCCGGAGATCGTCTGCTACGAGAAGCAGGACGACTGGGGCGGCCTGTGGAACTATACCTGGCGCACCGGCACGGACGAATTCGGCGAGCCGGTGCATTGCTCGATGTACCGCTACCTGTGGTCCAACGGGCCGAAGGAAGGCCTGGAATTCGCCGACTATTCCTTCGAGACCCACTTCGGCAGGCAGATCGCGTCCTACCCGCCGCGGGAAGTCCTGTTCGACTACATCACCGGCCGGGCGAAACAGTCGGACGTGCGCGACTGGATCCGCTTCCGCACCCCGGTTCGGCGCGTCGACCACGACGCCGCGAGCGGCCGGTTCACGGTAACGGCCCATGATCTCGCAACGGACGAAGAATACGGCGAGGAGTTCGACAACGTCATCGTCGCGACGGGCCACTTCTCGACGCCGAACGTGCCGCATTTCGACGGTCTCGACCGGTTCAACGGCCGGGTCATGCACGCCCACGACTTCCGCGACGCCGTCGAGTTCGTCGACAGGGACATCCTGATCATCGGGACCAGCTACTCGGCGGAGGACATCGGCTCGCAGTGCTGGAAATACGGCTGCAAGTCGGTCACCGTCAGCCACCGCACCGCGGCCATGGGCTATGACTGGCCGGACAACTGGAAGGAGGTGCCGCTGCTCCAGAAAGTCGAGGGCAACACCTGCACCTTCAAGGACGGCTCGACCTCCGACGTCGACGCCATCATCCTGTGCACCGGCTATCTGCACCATTTCCCCTTCATGGCGCCGGAGCTGTGCCTGAAGACCGCCAACCGGCTGGCGGCCGCCGACCTCTACAAGGGTGTCGTCTGGATCGACAATCCGAAGCTGTTCTATCTGGGCATGCAGGACCAGTGGTACACCTTTACCATGTTCGACGCCCAGGCCTGGTATGTCCGCGACATCATCCTCGGCCGGATCGCGGTGCCGGACCGCGACGCCCGGGCGGCCGACGTGGCCGACCGGGAGGCCCGGGAAGACGCGCTCGAGGACGACTACGGCGCGATCAGCTACCAGGGCGACTACGTCCGCGAGCTGTCCGCCGACACGGACTATCCCAGCTTTAACGTCGACAACACCGACGAAGCGTTCTTCCAGTGGAAGAAGTACAAGAAGCAGGGGATCATGAGCTACCGCGACCACGGCCACAGGTCGGCCATCACGGGCACCGACGCCCCGGTCCACCACACGCCCTGGGTCGAGGCGATGGACGATTCGATGGCGAGCTATCTGGGCAGCGGATAGCGGCGCCCCGGCCGGCCTGTCATCGCCCGGCGATGGGCGCCCAAGCCGCAGAATGGGAATGGGAGGCCTTCTCGGCCGCGGCGCTCGAAGCCTATCGCGCGGCGCGGCGGGAGGAGGCCGTCCATCTGTGGCGACGGGCCGGCGCACTGGCGCGGGAATTCCCGGCGGGAGACCCGCGCCGGGCCGCCAGCGCGAACAATGATGCGCTGGCCCTGCTGATCGACCAGGCCCATGAGAGTGCCGCCGCCGCCCTGACTTCGACGCTCACTGCCTGGGATGACGCGCTCGACTGGACCGGCGGCATGGCGGTGTCGCCCGTGGCGCGCAGTTCGATGTTCCACCAGCGCCTGGAACAGCGCCATGTCGAGACCTACGGCGACGTCCGGCGCGCGCGGCACCGCGCGTTCCTGACCGGCGCCGCGGCGCTGACCCGCTTCAATCTCGGAATTGCGCGCCTCTTCCTCGACGAGGACGAAGCGGCTGAGACGCTCCTTCAAGAGGCCCTTGCCGAGCGGGAGCGGGCATTCGGCCCCAACAATCCGGAGGTCGCCGAGATCGCCCGAGTCCTCTCCGGAAAGGCCGACGCCGCCGAGGAGGACGCGCGGATGGCGCTATACGATGGCAAAATCCGCACCGTCGCCGAAAACCGCGCGACCGACATGCTGGAGGCCTGGCGCAGGGAACAGCCGCACGAGATGACCGACACCCGCCGCCTGCTGGCCGCGGCCTATCTCACCGCGATCGTCCACGAACGGGACTTCATGTAATCAGGCGCCCGATCCGCCGGCCATGCGGCGAGGCCGCCCGCCCTTCCGGCCATTTTTTTGTGCCGCCGACGCCTTCGCAACGGAACGGACCCTGCCGCCCGCGGCGCCCATTTGAGCCGCCATCCAACTTCTGGATCCGAAATCGCCGCGCAGCAAAGCGGGTACGTAGAGGTCGGCATCGAGCCGCGGCCAGTGAAGGCCCAATCCGGTCGGACTGATTTCAATCTGCGCCAGATCTTCGGGCGATGCGTCGGCAAGTCCTTCCGCCTGTGCTGCGGGAAACGCAATCTCGACGCCGGTATTCAGCAGGGCGATGACGCGTCGCCGGCGCCGGTCGTAGCGGGCAGAGATAACGTGGCCGGCCTCGCGCTCTTTCTGAGCCCGCGCTTCGGCTCTTTCGAATTCCTGTTCAGAAATCACCATGAATCCTGGTCCATTCGTCGCAAAGCATCGCGAGTTCCTCACCGAGCAACTTGCCGATACCACTCACCTCTCTTCGCCCGAAACCGAAACTTGCACGCAGTTCCGGAGGGCCTTCGGGACAGTTCAAATTAAAGACCGCCTCTTTGCCCGCACCGATGACATGAACATGCGCAGGCCGATGATCGTTCGGATAGATGACCACGCGCAGGCCATCGAGACGAAGCACCGTTGGCATTACTTAAAATAGTATAACCCAAGCGCTTGGGAAAGATCCAAATACTGGAGGTGGCGGCGGGCCGAGCTTATTCCTTTGCTCCCGACGCTTCCGCCGTTTCCTCTTCAATCCATTGCAGGAAGGCCGGATTGCCGCCTTCGATCGGCAGGGCGACGACGCAGGGGCAATCGTAGCTGTGGATTTCCCGGACATGGCCGGTCAATGAGTCGACCAGATCGCTGCGCGTCTTGGCGATCAGAACGACCTCCTCGTCGGTCTGGATACTGCCCTCCCAGCGATACTGGGACAGCATGCCCGGCAGGATGTTGACGCAGGCGGCCAGCCGGCGCGCGACCAAGCTGGCGCCGATGGCCCGCGCTTCCTCCACCGAACCGGCGGTCATGTAGACCAGCGTTGCAGACATCGCCCCCTGCCCTCCCCGCTGCGCATCCGGCGCATTGACGGTCTGCGCATTGAGAATTCCGGGGCGGCAGGTTGTCAATGACATCGGCTGCGGCGGCGCTTATCTTTCGCCGGCCCGCTCCTGCACGAACCGGTGCGCATGTCCGCCAACCGCAGCCACTTTCTGTTTCTCAATTTCGGCCATTTCGCCGACCACCTGTTCATGCTGATCTTCGCCAAGGCGGCATTCAGCGCGGGGCTGGCGTTCGGCCTGGCCGAGAACGGCGCCTATGCGGAAATGCTGCCCTACGGCATCCCGGCGATGGTGCTGTTCGCCGCCTGCGCGCCGCTGGCGGCGCATCTGGCCGACAAGTGGCGGCGCAATGCAATGATGGCGGTCTTCTTCATCGGCATCGGCCTGGCGTCCGTCGCCACC contains:
- a CDS encoding DUF2442 domain-containing protein produces the protein MVISEQEFERAEARAQKEREAGHVISARYDRRRRRVIALLNTGVEIAFPAAQAEGLADASPEDLAQIEISPTGLGLHWPRLDADLYVPALLRGDFGSRSWMAAQMGAAGGRVRSVAKASAAQKNGRKGGRPRRMAGGSGA
- a CDS encoding branched-chain amino acid ABC transporter permease, yielding MPEPAVALSGSRAGSPAGRIVWRLRFALLFAALAVLPYLLSYSQQEIAVLLVINVLLVSSYRLLTLTGEWSLGHVVIMGVGAYASALLAKRLGVPVPFSMLIGGCMAAGTAAILSFPLFRMKGFYFLIGSFAAGEIIRLIWKRFTDPFGGPKGLKRIDAFPDIDTGFLSIDFYEPVNYYFLALIIVSISLFILYRIERSRIGLTFHAIHWQDRLAESIGVDTFRYRTLAFVIASFFAGIAGGLYAHYVGTVNPTRFGVDQMVYVLVWAIVGGTATFHGPILGVIVLTVINEIVLRGLGLDTARPLIYGAILILSVLYLPDGLESLGPKVRAWLHRRRRGPAAAAGREGGEAA
- a CDS encoding NAD(P)/FAD-dependent oxidoreductase, whose protein sequence is MSKRIAVIGAGPCGLAQLRAFQTAKAGGAEIPEIVCYEKQDDWGGLWNYTWRTGTDEFGEPVHCSMYRYLWSNGPKEGLEFADYSFETHFGRQIASYPPREVLFDYITGRAKQSDVRDWIRFRTPVRRVDHDAASGRFTVTAHDLATDEEYGEEFDNVIVATGHFSTPNVPHFDGLDRFNGRVMHAHDFRDAVEFVDRDILIIGTSYSAEDIGSQCWKYGCKSVTVSHRTAAMGYDWPDNWKEVPLLQKVEGNTCTFKDGSTSDVDAIILCTGYLHHFPFMAPELCLKTANRLAAADLYKGVVWIDNPKLFYLGMQDQWYTFTMFDAQAWYVRDIILGRIAVPDRDARAADVADREAREDALEDDYGAISYQGDYVRELSADTDYPSFNVDNTDEAFFQWKKYKKQGIMSYRDHGHRSAITGTDAPVHHTPWVEAMDDSMASYLGSG
- a CDS encoding divalent-cation tolerance protein CutA encodes the protein MSATLVYMTAGSVEEARAIGASLVARRLAACVNILPGMLSQYRWEGSIQTDEEVVLIAKTRSDLVDSLTGHVREIHSYDCPCVVALPIEGGNPAFLQWIEEETAEASGAKE
- a CDS encoding ABC transporter substrate-binding protein; the protein is MRKTLDRKLSRRKFLGTTAASGAALAATGTGLSRVSFAAGHTIKIGFLAPFTGPVAAWGKPGYDGCLIWADWVNAKGGVKIGDKSYRIEFVGYDNEYDAGKAKTGATKLIKEDGVKFIMMLGGDTWPGVEKIAEREGMLFSTLLPSDLSPDTKTLVAPCEVHPIYNVTGVEWLAENKKNLKTAAICAQDDALGKPSVATYLAAFEAAGIKMVDAPLFFDPATTDFAPVMTKLLAKKPDILCLDTCYADYVHPLCEQAFQQGYKGQIISCTADFYQVIVEKTSKDFMEGFVFQFPDFDDPALNAKEVNFVNPNEFYAEYSKRYGAKEWSAVSWEYASIMDLWADAAGKAGSAEPGPVLKAMKAGGTGKHAFGDAKWWGKELFGIDNALVGNWPVVVIEGGKAKIKAFKSIPAWWAKHSKLMIKHMTALGQMWNQR
- a CDS encoding branched-chain amino acid ABC transporter permease, translated to MDLLWQTAINAMYAASYMALIAVGLVMIFGVMGVINFAHGELYMAGAYCVVFLYAQEKFPFLVGVAAGLIFVGAVGLLMERGLFRPLRKNPLGGLIASIGFLLILQTLVVFGFGRRMGHVPPPTQGKIEIFGAILTYQRLFVIVAAILLLAALWAFLKRSKFGWALRACAQDAEAASLQGISMNQTARIAMFIGAGLAGVAGALTAPLVSPTPYIGHSIIVTAFIIIIVGGIGSLEGAVIAAVLYAFVHTFVTTFFDGVIANIVGLALMFAVLVVRPTGLFGARERA
- a CDS encoding DUF4160 domain-containing protein, with product MPTVLRLDGLRVVIYPNDHRPAHVHVIGAGKEAVFNLNCPEGPPELRASFGFGRREVSGIGKLLGEELAMLCDEWTRIHGDF